Within the Candidatus Rokuibacteriota bacterium genome, the region TGATGCAGGGGCGCGTGGTCGGCGAAGCCGACTTCGGGACGACGTGGACGCTCTACGTCCGGCTCGACGCCCCGGGGGCGCCGGCCCAGGGCGAGTACGACCTCGAGATCGAGGTGCCGCGCCTCGTCTACGAGATTCTCGACATCGCCCGCGATCGCCAGTGGCAGCTCTCCATACACCGCGGCTCCATCCACGTCCTGCCCTCCTCCCCCCTCTCCCCTCTGGGGAGAGGGCCGCAGTTCGAGCTGAGACGTTCACGGCGAGGCGAGGGCTGGGAGGGTGAGGGGGAGCAATGACCCTTGTCGTCGAGCTCTCGGGCATCCGCGTCGTCCACGACGGCCGCGCCGTCCTCGACGTGCCGGATCTCTCCGTGGCGCAGGGAGAGGTGCTCGCGGTCATCGGGCCCAACGGCGCGGGCAAGTCGAGCCTCCTCCGCGTGATCGGCGCCCTCGAGACGCCCGCCGCGGGGACCGTGCGCTTCCAGGGCGAGCCGGTTGTCGCCGAGTCGGCGCTGGCGGTGCGGCGGCGCATGGCGAGCGTCTTCCAGGAGCCGCTCCTCGCCGACACGACGGTCTTCGACAATGTCGCCATGGGCCTGCGCTTCCGCGGCGTCGCGCGCGGGCAGGTCGAGACGCGGGTCGCCCGCTGGCTCGCGCGCTTCGCCATCGCTCCACTGGCGTCGCGCCCGGCGCGCACGCTCTCGGGCGGGGAGGCCCAGCGCGCGGCGCTCGCCCGGGCGCTCGTCGTCGAGCCCGAGCTGCTTCTGCTGGACGAGCCCTTCTCGGCGCTCGACCAGCCGACGCGCGAAGCCCTCATCGGTGACCTCGGCCGCATCCTCCGCGAGGAGCGCATCACCACGGTCCTCGTGACTCACGACCATGAAGAAGCGATGGTGTTAGCCGACCGGGTGGGGGTGCTGATCGACGGGCGGCTGGTTCAGCTCGATGTCACCTCGCGCGTCTTCCGCGCGCCGGCATCGGAGGAGGTCGCGCGCTTCGTCGGCGTGGAGACGATGATCGAGTGCCGCGTGCTCTCCTCGCAGGGCGGGGTTTCGCTCATCGAGGCCGGAGGCCAGAGCATGGAGGTCGCGCAGGCCGCCGTACCCGGCGAGCGGGTGCGCCTCTGTCTCCGGGCCGAGGACGTCACGCTCAAGACGGGCTCGCCGCCCCCCGGCGCGGCGCTCCCCCCCAATCGCCTCAAGGGGACGGTCGCGCGGCTCAGCCCCGTCGGGCTCCATGTGCGCGTCTCCGTTGACTGCGGCTTCCCGCTGACGGCCCTCGTGACGCAGCGTGCCGTCGAGGAATTGGGCCTGGGAGAAGGGGTCAAGGTCACCGTCCAGTTCAAGGCCACGGCACCTCATCTTTTAAAAAGCGGGAAGCCTTGACAGTGAAAAGAGCGCGGGGGTATAAAAAGGCGACACGGCCGCAACCTCACCCGACGAGGAGGTCCACATGGCCGATCCGGAATCGCTGATCGCGCGTTTGTCCGCCGAGAACCCCGAGTTCCGCCAGCTCCAGGAAGAGCACGCCCGACACGAGCAGGAGCTGAAGGAGCTCAACAGTCGCGGGTTCCTCACGGCGGACCAGCAGTGGCGGGTCAGCGAGCTCAAGAAGCTCAAGCTGATGGGCAAGGACCAGATGGAGTCGATGGTCCGTCACGCGCGCGACGCCGCGCACGCCTGACGCGGAGCAGCCGAGCCGGGAACGCCATGCCGCCGTCACGGGAGGCGCCGGGGTTTCGCGGCCTCTCCCACCTGACGCCGTCCGGCGACGCCCGGATGGTGGACGTCTCGCCGAAGAAGGAAACGGCCCGGGAAGCGGTGGCCCGCGTCGTGCTGAAGATGCGCCCCGCCACGCTCAGCGCGATCCGTGCCGGGCAGATGGCCAAGGGTGACGTGCTGGGCGTGGCGCGCACGGCCGGCATCATGGCGGCCAAGCGTACCCCCGATCTGATCCCCCTCTGCCACCCGCTGCGCATCACCGGCTGCGACATCGCCTTCGCCCTCGACCCCAAGCGCTCGACCGTCACCATCGAGGCGCGCGTCCGCACCGTGGACAAGACGGGCGTCGAGATGGAGGCGCTGACCGCCGCGGCCGTCGCCGGGCTCACGGTCTACGACATGGTCAAGGCGGTGGACCGGGGCGTGGTGCTGTCGGGGCTGTGTCTCCTCGAGAAGTCCGGCGGCAAATCCGGTATCTGGCGGCGCCGGAAGCCGTGAAGACCGCGCTCGTCCATTCAGAGGAGTGGCGGCGCTTCGACTACAGCCCCGAGCACCCGCTCCGGATGGAGCGCCTGGGCCTGACGTGGCGGCTCATGGAAGCCTACGGCCTCACGTCGGGGCCGAAGCTCAAGGTGCTGACACCCGAGCCCGCCTCCGTCGAGGCCATCACCCGCTTCCACAGCCGCGAGTACCTCGAGATCCTGCGCGCCGTCAGCGCGGGCGACTCGGTGCCTCACGCCGCGCGCTACGGGCTCGGCGCCGGTGACAACCCGATCTTCCCGGGCCTCTGGGAGGCGGCTCTACTCGTGGCCGGCGGCTCGCTGCTGGCCTCGCGGCTCGTCCTCGACAACGAAGCGACGCGCGCCTTCCACTTCGCGGGCGGGCTCCACCACGCCATGCCCGAGCGCGCCTCGGGCTTCTGCTACGTCAACGACGCGGTGCTGGCCATCATGGAGCTGCGCCGGCGCGACTGGAAGGTCGCCTACGTGGACATCGACGCGCATCACGGAGACGGCGTCCAGTTCGCCTTCTACGCGGACCCGCGCGTGCTGACGATCTCGAGCCACGAGCGCGGCGACCGGCTCTTCCCGGGCACAGGCTTCGTCGAGGAGATGGGTGAGGGCGAGGGGATCGGCTATTCGGTCAACCTGCCGCTCCAGCCCTACACGGACGACGCGGTCTACGAGCCCGCGTTCGAGGCCGTGGTGCCGCCGCTCCTGCGCGCCTTCGAGCCCGACGTGGTTGTGCTCCAGCTCGGTATCGACTCGCACCGGACCGATCCGCTGACCCATCTCGCGTGGACGGTGCAGGGCTTCACGAAGATTGTGTCGCGCCTGCTCGAGCTGTCGCCGCGCGTGGTCGCGCTGGGCGGAGGCGGCTACGACCTGCCGAACGTCGCGCGGGCGTGGACCGCGGCGTGGGCCGCGATGAACGGCGCGGAGGTCCCCGCCGAGATCCCGCGCGCCTGCCAGAAGGAGCTGGCCGCCCATGGTCTGAAGAGCATGCGACTGTGGGACCCGCCGCTCGAGCTGCCCGCCGACACGCGGCAGTGGGCTGAGGAGTACGCCATGCGTCAGGTCAAGGCCATCCGCGAGCACATCTTCCCGCTCCACGGGCTGTAGGCTTTTCAGACTCCGCATGACTCCCAAGCGGATCGATCCTGACATCACGGTCGAGGTGGACGGCCTGGCCTGGACGCGCGTCGAGAGCTTGAGGCGCGCGCGGCCGGACGAGCGCGTCTATGCCGTCATCATCGAAGAGGACGGGATTGGCGAGGTCCGCTTCGGGGACGGGCAGCGCGGCCTGCGGCCGCCGGCGAACTCGACGGTGAAGGTGACCTATAGAACGGGCGGCGGCGTGGTTGGCAGCGTGAGCCGGGTGGTCGAGGACGCGCGTGACGAGCCGCGCTTCTGGATGATGGCGAAGGACGACGCGGGCGCCGTGGGATGGCAGACCGTGGAGCGGGCACGGGGGCGGAGTGCGCTGTCCGCGCTCGCCTGTGCCCTCGGCATGGCCCTGGCCATCGCCGCCATGCTCGGGCTGTCCCGTCACGACCGCGATGAGCCCTGAACGGCCTCTGGCAGTTTTCTAAAAGACGAAGACCCCTTTCCCCGTTGTCTGAGTGTCGAAGAGCTTGTAGGCCTGGTCGGCCTCGTCCAGCCTGAAGCGGTGGGTCAGGAGTTTCTTGAGCGGCACCTTCTTGTCCACGATGAAGCGCGCGCACTCGGCCTGCCCCATCGCGCTGAAGGTCCACGAGGCGTGGATGGTCAGCTGGCGGCGCAGCAGGTGCTGGCTGATGTCGAAGGTCGCGGTGCCGCCCTCACCGACAAGGGCGACGCGCCCCCAGGTGCCGGCGCTCCTGACGGCGGCCACGCGCGCCTCGGCGACCCCCGTGCAGTCCATCGTCGTCTCGGCGCCCTCGCCGTGAGTCAGGTCGTGGATGGCGGCGACCGGGTCGCTTTCCTTCGAATTGACCACCGCGTCGGCGCCGAACTCCTTGGCGAGCTTGAGCCGCTCGGCGGAGACGTCCACGGCGATGACGCGCGCGCCCATGGCGTGCCCCAGCATCGTCGCGGAGAGCCCGACAGGACCCTGGCCGAACACCGCGAGCGTGTCGCGTCCCGAGGCGTCGATGCGCTTGAGCGCGCCATAGGCCGTGCCGGTGCCGCAGGAGACGGCCGCGCCTTCCTCGAAAGACAGCTCGTCGGGCAGCGGAACCATGGTGAACGCGGGCGCCTTCATGAACGGCGCGTGGCCGCCGTGCCCCGTCATGCCGTAGACGGTAATGCCGCCCCGACAGAGCTGGGACCAGCCGACGCGGCAGTGCTTGCAGCGTCCGCAGCCCTTGTAGTGGTGATTCATCACCCGCGCGCCGACGGGCGCGAAGCCGGCCGGCACGCCGGCGCCGACGGCCGCCACCACGCCGCAGGGCTCGTGGCCCGCGATGACGGGCCCGCCGCTGCCCAGCCCCAACGCGGCCGCGGCATTGCCGGCTGCGCGGTAGGGGTGCAGGTCGCTGCCGCACATGCCCGACGCCTTGATGGCGAGGACGACCTCGCCCGGCCCCGGGGTGGGATCGGGGAATTCCTGGATCTCCAGCTTCCGCTCTCCGAGAAAGACGACGCCGCGCATGATGAGTGAGTCCTCCTTTGGACATCCGATGGCTGCCAGGAGCCGTAGCGTATCATCTGAAGGGCGCCTCCGGAGGCACCGCGCGCCGGCCAGGCGGGACAAGAGCCGCTGAGAGAGGGGGTTTCCATGGAGACAGCGATACGGCTCACGCTGTGGGTCCACGTCCTGGCGGGCGCGGTGGCGCTCGTCGTCGCGCCGATCGCGCTGATGACCCTCAAGGGCGGCCCGACTCACCGGAGATGGGGCAAGGTCTACTTCTGGGCGATGGCGGTGGTCGCGGCGACGGCCATCGTGGTCGGCTTCTGGAGATCGATCCTGTTCTTGGTGCTGACGGCGGTGTTCAGCTTCTACGCGGCGCTTTCCGGCTACCGCGTGCTCTATCGCAAGCGCCCCGATCTCGGCCAGCGTCCTTCGGCGCTCGACTGGGCCGCCGCCGGGATCACGCTCGCGGCGAGCGCGACACTGGTGATACTCGGCATCGCCAAGCCGACGCCCAGATTCCAGGAGCTCTCCACGGTCGCCATCGCCTTCGGCTTCGTCGGGCTCTCCATCGCCGGCTTCGACGTCCTGCGATTTGTCCGTCCGCCGGCCGACAAGCGGGCGTGGTGGTACAAGCACATGGCCAACATGATCGGGTCCTACATCGCGGCCGTCACGGCCTTCTCGGTGGTGAACTTCCACAGCCTACCGTCGACGGTGCGCTGGCTCTGGCCGACCATGGTGGGCACGCCCCTCATCGCGATCTGGATCACCTACTACAAGCGCCGCTTCAGCGCCCCCAAGGCCGGGGCGGCGGCGCCGGCGGTTTAACGCGCGGGGTTGCCGACGCGGAGCAGCTCGAAGATGCGCGCGGGCGTGAGAGGCACGCGCGTGACGCGGACGCCGCGGTCCCAGAGCGCGTCCTCGACGGCGTTGCCGATGGCGGCGGCGGGGGAGACCACGCCGCTCTCGCCCACGCCCTTGATGCCGAGCTCGTTGACCGGCGACGGAAAGTCGAGGTGGTGGATCTCGAGCGGCGGCATGATCGAAGCGCGCGGCATCGGGTAATCCATGAAGGTGCCGGTCAGGAGTTGGCCCGCTTCGTCATAGATCAGCTCCTCGCCGAGCGCCGTGCCGACGCCCTGGGCCAGCCCGCCGTGGATCTGCCCCTCGACGATCATCGGGTTGATGGGCCGGCCGCAGTCGTGCGCCGCGACGTACTTGAGGAAGCGGAGCGCGCACGACTCGACGTCCACCTCGAGCGCGACGGCGTGGACGCCGAAGGCCCAGGCGACGGTGCCCGGGTAGTGGAAGGCGCAGGCGTTGAGCCCGGGGCCGCCCGCATCCGCGAGCGCGCGGCTCCGCACCGCGGCCTTCGCCACAGCGGCCAGCGGCAGGCTCTTGCTCGGCACTCCCGCCACCATGATCCGCCCCTGCTCGAGCACGACGTCCTCGGGAGCGCATTCGAAGATGCTCGCGGCGACGATCCTGGCCTTGCGGGCGGTCTCGTGCGCGGCGCGAGAGACGGCGGGACCGGCGACGGCCGCCACGCGGCTCGCGATTGTGCCCATGCCGTAGCCGACGAGCTGAGTGTCGCCGCCGCGGATCACCACCTGCTCGAGCGGCACCGAGAGGACATCGGCGCAGATCTGCGCCAAGGTAGTCTCGTGGGCCTGGCCCTGGGAGGACACGCCGATGTCGACGAAGACGGTGCCGCCCGGGTCCACGCGGACATTGGCGCCCTCGAAGGGCCCGATGCCGGTGCCCTCGATGTAGGCGGAGATCCCGAGCCCGATGGGGTGTGACGTCCCGCGGCGCCCGGCCTGCTCGGCGCGCCAGCCCGCGTAGCCGAGCTTCTCGAGCGTGAGGTCGAACATCTTCACGTAGTCCGCCGGGTCGTAGGCGATGGGCACGCCGTCGCGGTACGTCAACCCCGTCCGCCACGGCATCTCCCCGAGGCGCACGAGGTTCTTCCGCCTGAGATCGGCCGGGTCCATGCCGATCTGCCGCGCGGCGCGGTCGAGGAGGCGGTCCAGGACGAAGTTGGCCTCGGGGCGCCCCGCGCCGCGATACGCGGCGGCGAAGGTCTTGTGGGTCACGACATTGCGCCCCACGCCGTGGAAGTTGGGGACGCGGTAAGGGCCGACCAGGTGATTGATGGTGTTGTAGGTGATGGCCTCGCCGAGCGTCGTATGAGCGCCGTGGTCCCGAGTAAACTCCGTTTCTAGTGCCACGATGGCGCCGTCCCTCGTGACGCCGAGCCGTGCCTTGTGCGCCTGGTCGCGATCGGCCGCCGCCGTCATGAAATGCTCGTGCCGCGTCTCGATCCACTTGACCGGGCGCCCGAGGTGCCGCGCGACCGCAGGCACCAGGATGTCCTCGGGATAGACGTGGCCCTTGACCCCGAAGCCGCCGCCGACTTCAGGAGCGATCACGCGCACATGTTCCTCGGCCATGCCGAGCACGCCCGCGATGGCGCTCCGCACCGCGAAAGGCACCTGGGTCGAGAGCCAGACCGTGAGCAGACCTGCCGCGGGATCGTGTGAGGCCAATACCGCGCGCGGCTCGATCGGCATACCCGCGACCCGCGGGTAGTAGAGCTGCATCTCGACCACGGCGTCGGCCCTGGCGAAGCCGTCGGCGACGCTGCCCGTCCCGGATTCGGACACTCCCGCCAGGTTGCCCGGCCAGCTCTCGTGGACTCTCGGCGCCCCCGGGGCGAGCGCCGCCTCGACGGTGGCCGCCGCCGGCAGCGGTTCGTATTCCACGCGGACGCGCTCGACGGCGTCGGCTGCGATGTACGCGGTGTCCGCGACGACGACGGCCACGGCTTCGCCCGCATGCGTGACCCGCTCGGCCGCCAGCACGGGATGGTGATAGGGGTGGAACTCCGGCGCGGGGACGAGCGGCGGGACGGAACCTCCGAGGGCTGGCAGCTCGGCCCGCGTCAGCACCGCGGCGACGCCGGGGATCCGCGCGGCATCCGAGCCGTCGATCTTGGCGATGCGCGCGTGAGCGTGGGGGCTCCGCACGACGGCGAGCCAGAGCATGCCGGGCAGCGCGAAGTCATCGGTGTAGCGGCCGGCGCCGCGCAGGAGCCGGTCGTCTTCCTTGCGCCGGACGGAGGTGCCGACCAGCTCGCCGACCAGTTTCTTGCCGGGGTTGGGGTCCAGGCGTCCGCTCAGGCGCGGGTCGGCCGGAGATGCGCGTCGCGCTGCTTCGCGAGCTCGGGGTCGGCGTAGCCCATGAGTCCCGGCTGGGCGGCGCCCAGCATCACTTGTAGATACGCGCCCTCGAGGCCCACGTTCTCGAAGCCGTGGACGACGTCGGCCGGGCAGGAGATGCAGTCCCACTTGCCGAGCACGGTCTCGGCGCGGCCGCCCTTGCCGTCCTCGAGGAAGACCTTGACCTTGCCCTCGAGGATGAAGAAGGCCTCCTCGATGGGATGCGTGTGGGGCGCGTTTCCCTGTCCGGGCGGCACGTACATGATGGACAGCGTGAAGTGCTCGGCGGGGATCGCCCTGGCGTCGCCCTTGCCCGAGGCGCCGGCGCCGATTAGCCTGTGCTGGGCGCGGCGGAAGCCCTCGACGCGCGCGTCCGCGAAGGCGTCCCAGTCTGCTACGCGGTCCGTGAAGCGCGCAACGCGGCGCTCTAGCAGCTCGTGGATCTCCATGGCCTCCTCCGGTGCTGGTGGTGCCCGTCCCGGCAACGATCGCCGCGTGACAGTCGTACCACAGCCACTGTCAGAAGTCGACGGGGCTCACAGCCCCTCGAGCACCTCGACGAGTGACAGCGGCCCGGCTTCTTCCATCTCGTATCGCGCGCGGGTCACCGGATGACGCAGCGTGAGACCGCGGCGCAGGTCCATGGGCGTGCCGAGGAGCACGGTGTCGCACGGCACGGCGTTGATGGTCGCCTCGAGGTCGGCGCGCTGCGCGGCGTCATAGCCCATGGCGGGCAGCACGGGGCCGAGCGCGGGATAGCCTGCGAAGATCTCCCGGATGCTGCCGCGGGCCCAGGGCCTCGGATCCACGAGCGTGGCGCCGAGTGCGAGCGCCGCGAGCGCCGCGGCGCCCAGGCTCATGCCGCCGTGGGTGAGGGTCGGGCCGTCCTCGACCGCGAGTACGCGGCGGCCTCTGACGGCCTCGGGGTCCTCGATGCGGATGGGCATGCGGGCGTCCACGATGCGCGCGGCTGGGTTGATCTCTCGGATGGCCGCGCGGGTGCGCTCCACGGCCTGCGGCCCGGCCGTGTCCTCCTTCACGATCACCGCGACGTGCGCCATGCGGAGGTTGGCCTCGCCCGGGTGATAGCGCGACTCGTGACCCGGCCTGAGCGGATCCACGAGGCAGAGATGGACCGTGGGAGCGAAGAAGGGCAGGTCGTTGTTGCCGCCGTCCCAGACGATGACGTCCGCCTCCGCCGCAGCCCGCTCGAGGATCTCCGCGTAGTCCACGCCCGCCCACACGACGCTGCCGGCCTCGAGGTGCGGCTCGTACTCCTCGCGCTCCTCGATCGTGACCTGCGCGCGGTCGAGATCGGCGGCGGCGGCGAACCGCTGGACGCGCTCGGCCAGGAGGTCGCCGTATGGCATGGGATGGCGCACGACGGCCACGCGCCGGCCGCGCTTGCCCAGGATGCGCGCCACACGCCGGCTGACGGCGCTCTTGCCGCAGCCGGTGCGCACGGCGCAGACGGCGACCACCGGCTTGGGCGAGCGCAGCATGGTTCGCTTGGGCCCGAGCAGAGCGAAGTCGGCGCCGGCTGCCAGTGTCCGGCTGGCGAGATGCATCACCTGCTCGTGGCTGACGTCGCTGTAGGCGAAGACCACCTGGTCAACGCCGCGCTCGCGGATCATCCGTTCGAGATCCTCCTCGGGCTCGATAGGGATGCCGTGCGGATAGCGCGGGCCCGCGAGCCCCGGCGGGTACCGGCGCCCCGCGATGCCGGGGATCTGCGTCGCCGTGAACGCCACGACCTCCACGCGCGCGTCGTCGCGATAGACCGCGTTGAAGTTGTGGAAGTCGCGGCCGGCCGCTCCGAGGATCACGACGCGGGTTGGCGTGCTTGTCATCTCAAGCGCATGATCCACCGGGACAGTCGATTTTTCAATGTGTTAGAGTTACGCCATGCGCGGGCTCCTCATCACCGTTGAGGGCGTGGAAGGCTCGGGCAAGACCACTCATTGCAAGCGCTTGGGGCAGTGGCTCAGCGCCCGCGGGCTCGAGGTGGTCCTGACCAGCGAGCCCGACGGCACGCCGCTCGGCTCGGCCATGCGTGGTCTCTTCGAGACGGACGGCGTGGCGCCGACGCCCCTGACGCAGACGTTCCTCTTCATGGCGGCGCGCCAGCAGCACGTCGCCCAGGTCATCCGCCCGGCGCTCGCGCGCGGGGCCGTCGTCGTCTCCGACCGCTACGCCGACGCAACGCTCGCCTACCAGGGATTCGGCGGCGGCATGGAGCTCGAGACCATCCGGGATCTCAACGCGCTCGCCACGGGCGGCGTCATGCCGGACCTGACGATTCTCCTCGACCTCGACCCCGCGGAAGGCATCAGGCGGATCAGCGACCGCCCGCTCGACGCCTTCGAGAAGATGGACCCGGCCTTTCACCGCCGCGTGCGCGAGGGCTATCTCGAGATCGCGCGCGCCGAGAAGAACCGGGTCGTCGTGCTCAGCGCCGCGCAGCCCAACGACGCGCTCCACGCCGCGGTCGTCCGCGCGGTCGAAGGATTGCTGCTGAAGCAGGAGGCGGGCCGTGGCGCTTGACGCGATCGAGGGCCAGGCCGAGGCGGTGGAGCTCCTCCGCCGCGCCGTCGAGGGAGGCCGCGTCGCGCACGCTTGGGCCTTCATCGGCCCGCACGGCGCCGGGCGCAGGACGACGGCGCTGGCTTTCGCCAGGGCGCTGGTGGCGCCATCGGGCGGCGCCGCCGCCTCGCGGGTGGACCGCGGTCTCCACCCCGACGTCCACCTCCTCGGCCCTACGCCGCCCGCGAGCAACCCCAAGGGCACGCCCGCCATCCGCGTCGAGAACATCCGCGAGCTGGAGCGGCTGGCGTCGCTCAAGCCCGCCGAGGCGCCGTGGAAGGTCTTCATCGTGGACGAGGCGGAGACCATGACGGGGGCGGCGCCCCAGGCCTTCCTGAAGACACTCGAGGAGCCGCCGGCGCGCACCGTGATCATCCTGGTCTTGAGCCAGGCCCGCGCGCTGCCGGCAACGGTCCTCTCGCGCTGCCAGATCGTCCGCTTCCGTCCCCGCGCCGCCGAGGGCGCCGTCGCGCTCCTGCCCAGCGGCGCCGGCGAGGACCGGGAGCGCGCGCTCGGATGGCTCGCGCAGGCGCAGACGGGCGGCGTCGAGGCCGTCCTCCGGATCGGTGAGGCCGTCGGCCGCGACCGCGAGGCGGCGTTGGCCGCGGTCGAGACCTGCTGGTTGTGGTACCGGGATCTTCTGTGCGCGCACGGCGGCGCCGATGCCCGTTTCGCGGTGTTTGGCGATGCAGTGCGAGCCGCAGGACGTCGTGGGGCGGGGGCCCCACCGTCCGAGGCGAACGAAATCCAGGAGCGAGCCGCAGGACGTCGTGGGGCGGGGGCCCCACCGTCCGAGGCGAACGAAATCCAGAGACCGGATGGATCGGGGCGCTCGCTGGACGAAGTCGTGGCGGGTCTTTCCGCCTGCCGTGAAGCGTGGCAGGCTATCCAAGGAAGCGTCTCACCTCGGCTCACGGTCGAGGTGCTGCTGAGCCGCCTGACGAAGGCGGCATAGGGGCGGTCATGAGCGAGACCACTGATACTCTGGCGGCGGTGGAGCCCGAGGCGCAGCTGCCGTATCTCATCGGCGTGCGGCTGCGCGTTCCGCTCCAGGCCGAGGACCACGTGACGGATCAAGAGGACCTGGCCGTCGGCGATTTCGTCGTCGTGGAGACGGGCCAGGGCACCGCCGTGGGCCAGA harbors:
- a CDS encoding ABC transporter ATP-binding protein, whose product is MTLVVELSGIRVVHDGRAVLDVPDLSVAQGEVLAVIGPNGAGKSSLLRVIGALETPAAGTVRFQGEPVVAESALAVRRRMASVFQEPLLADTTVFDNVAMGLRFRGVARGQVETRVARWLARFAIAPLASRPARTLSGGEAQRAALARALVVEPELLLLDEPFSALDQPTREALIGDLGRILREERITTVLVTHDHEEAMVLADRVGVLIDGRLVQLDVTSRVFRAPASEEVARFVGVETMIECRVLSSQGGVSLIEAGGQSMEVAQAAVPGERVRLCLRAEDVTLKTGSPPPGAALPPNRLKGTVARLSPVGLHVRVSVDCGFPLTALVTQRAVEELGLGEGVKVTVQFKATAPHLLKSGKP
- a CDS encoding YdcH family protein, with the translated sequence MADPESLIARLSAENPEFRQLQEEHARHEQELKELNSRGFLTADQQWRVSELKKLKLMGKDQMESMVRHARDAAHA
- the moaC gene encoding cyclic pyranopterin monophosphate synthase MoaC; translated protein: MPPSREAPGFRGLSHLTPSGDARMVDVSPKKETAREAVARVVLKMRPATLSAIRAGQMAKGDVLGVARTAGIMAAKRTPDLIPLCHPLRITGCDIAFALDPKRSTVTIEARVRTVDKTGVEMEALTAAAVAGLTVYDMVKAVDRGVVLSGLCLLEKSGGKSGIWRRRKP
- a CDS encoding acetoin utilization protein AcuC, whose translation is MKTALVHSEEWRRFDYSPEHPLRMERLGLTWRLMEAYGLTSGPKLKVLTPEPASVEAITRFHSREYLEILRAVSAGDSVPHAARYGLGAGDNPIFPGLWEAALLVAGGSLLASRLVLDNEATRAFHFAGGLHHAMPERASGFCYVNDAVLAIMELRRRDWKVAYVDIDAHHGDGVQFAFYADPRVLTISSHERGDRLFPGTGFVEEMGEGEGIGYSVNLPLQPYTDDAVYEPAFEAVVPPLLRAFEPDVVVLQLGIDSHRTDPLTHLAWTVQGFTKIVSRLLELSPRVVALGGGGYDLPNVARAWTAAWAAMNGAEVPAEIPRACQKELAAHGLKSMRLWDPPLELPADTRQWAEEYAMRQVKAIREHIFPLHGL
- a CDS encoding zinc-binding dehydrogenase; the encoded protein is MRGVVFLGERKLEIQEFPDPTPGPGEVVLAIKASGMCGSDLHPYRAAGNAAAALGLGSGGPVIAGHEPCGVVAAVGAGVPAGFAPVGARVMNHHYKGCGRCKHCRVGWSQLCRGGITVYGMTGHGGHAPFMKAPAFTMVPLPDELSFEEGAAVSCGTGTAYGALKRIDASGRDTLAVFGQGPVGLSATMLGHAMGARVIAVDVSAERLKLAKEFGADAVVNSKESDPVAAIHDLTHGEGAETTMDCTGVAEARVAAVRSAGTWGRVALVGEGGTATFDISQHLLRRQLTIHASWTFSAMGQAECARFIVDKKVPLKKLLTHRFRLDEADQAYKLFDTQTTGKGVFVF
- a CDS encoding DUF2306 domain-containing protein, giving the protein METAIRLTLWVHVLAGAVALVVAPIALMTLKGGPTHRRWGKVYFWAMAVVAATAIVVGFWRSILFLVLTAVFSFYAALSGYRVLYRKRPDLGQRPSALDWAAAGITLAASATLVILGIAKPTPRFQELSTVAIAFGFVGLSIAGFDVLRFVRPPADKRAWWYKHMANMIGSYIAAVTAFSVVNFHSLPSTVRWLWPTMVGTPLIAIWITYYKRRFSAPKAGAAAPAV
- a CDS encoding xanthine dehydrogenase family protein molybdopterin-binding subunit, producing the protein MSGRLDPNPGKKLVGELVGTSVRRKEDDRLLRGAGRYTDDFALPGMLWLAVVRSPHAHARIAKIDGSDAARIPGVAAVLTRAELPALGGSVPPLVPAPEFHPYHHPVLAAERVTHAGEAVAVVVADTAYIAADAVERVRVEYEPLPAAATVEAALAPGAPRVHESWPGNLAGVSESGTGSVADGFARADAVVEMQLYYPRVAGMPIEPRAVLASHDPAAGLLTVWLSTQVPFAVRSAIAGVLGMAEEHVRVIAPEVGGGFGVKGHVYPEDILVPAVARHLGRPVKWIETRHEHFMTAAADRDQAHKARLGVTRDGAIVALETEFTRDHGAHTTLGEAITYNTINHLVGPYRVPNFHGVGRNVVTHKTFAAAYRGAGRPEANFVLDRLLDRAARQIGMDPADLRRKNLVRLGEMPWRTGLTYRDGVPIAYDPADYVKMFDLTLEKLGYAGWRAEQAGRRGTSHPIGLGISAYIEGTGIGPFEGANVRVDPGGTVFVDIGVSSQGQAHETTLAQICADVLSVPLEQVVIRGGDTQLVGYGMGTIASRVAAVAGPAVSRAAHETARKARIVAASIFECAPEDVVLEQGRIMVAGVPSKSLPLAAVAKAAVRSRALADAGGPGLNACAFHYPGTVAWAFGVHAVALEVDVESCALRFLKYVAAHDCGRPINPMIVEGQIHGGLAQGVGTALGEELIYDEAGQLLTGTFMDYPMPRASIMPPLEIHHLDFPSPVNELGIKGVGESGVVSPAAAIGNAVEDALWDRGVRVTRVPLTPARIFELLRVGNPAR
- a CDS encoding cupin domain-containing protein, with amino-acid sequence MEIHELLERRVARFTDRVADWDAFADARVEGFRRAQHRLIGAGASGKGDARAIPAEHFTLSIMYVPPGQGNAPHTHPIEEAFFILEGKVKVFLEDGKGGRAETVLGKWDCISCPADVVHGFENVGLEGAYLQVMLGAAQPGLMGYADPELAKQRDAHLRPTRA
- a CDS encoding cyclic 2,3-diphosphoglycerate synthase produces the protein MTSTPTRVVILGAAGRDFHNFNAVYRDDARVEVVAFTATQIPGIAGRRYPPGLAGPRYPHGIPIEPEEDLERMIRERGVDQVVFAYSDVSHEQVMHLASRTLAAGADFALLGPKRTMLRSPKPVVAVCAVRTGCGKSAVSRRVARILGKRGRRVAVVRHPMPYGDLLAERVQRFAAAADLDRAQVTIEEREEYEPHLEAGSVVWAGVDYAEILERAAAEADVIVWDGGNNDLPFFAPTVHLCLVDPLRPGHESRYHPGEANLRMAHVAVIVKEDTAGPQAVERTRAAIREINPAARIVDARMPIRIEDPEAVRGRRVLAVEDGPTLTHGGMSLGAAALAALALGATLVDPRPWARGSIREIFAGYPALGPVLPAMGYDAAQRADLEATINAVPCDTVLLGTPMDLRRGLTLRHPVTRARYEMEEAGPLSLVEVLEGL
- the tmk gene encoding dTMP kinase, translating into MRGLLITVEGVEGSGKTTHCKRLGQWLSARGLEVVLTSEPDGTPLGSAMRGLFETDGVAPTPLTQTFLFMAARQQHVAQVIRPALARGAVVVSDRYADATLAYQGFGGGMELETIRDLNALATGGVMPDLTILLDLDPAEGIRRISDRPLDAFEKMDPAFHRRVREGYLEIARAEKNRVVVLSAAQPNDALHAAVVRAVEGLLLKQEAGRGA
- a CDS encoding DNA polymerase III subunit, whose product is MALDAIEGQAEAVELLRRAVEGGRVAHAWAFIGPHGAGRRTTALAFARALVAPSGGAAASRVDRGLHPDVHLLGPTPPASNPKGTPAIRVENIRELERLASLKPAEAPWKVFIVDEAETMTGAAPQAFLKTLEEPPARTVIILVLSQARALPATVLSRCQIVRFRPRAAEGAVALLPSGAGEDRERALGWLAQAQTGGVEAVLRIGEAVGRDREAALAAVETCWLWYRDLLCAHGGADARFAVFGDAVRAAGRRGAGAPPSEANEIQERAAGRRGAGAPPSEANEIQRPDGSGRSLDEVVAGLSACREAWQAIQGSVSPRLTVEVLLSRLTKAA